From a single Planctellipticum variicoloris genomic region:
- a CDS encoding response regulator has product MTVPTILCVDDEVNVLRAIRRLLRKEDYQVLTASSGEEGLELLQTCAPEVIISDQRMPGMSGTEFLERVKQLHPDSIRVVLSGYADAATILESINHGHIFRFLTKPWDDEVLRDGVRDCLRQFDIARQNSRLTEQIAVKNSQLERLNLRLAEVVEERTRSLQLAQEVLSRIPMPVIGVGSDGVVALRNDAVTDAPAPWNHIFPGEDLVQSLPAELATAARSCILGEIEFQSLETPADGADAHVFLQRLSSDGQTRGCLIILGGSR; this is encoded by the coding sequence ATGACCGTCCCCACCATTCTTTGCGTGGACGACGAGGTCAACGTCCTGCGCGCCATTCGGCGGCTGCTGCGCAAGGAGGACTATCAGGTGCTGACGGCCTCGAGCGGCGAGGAAGGCCTCGAACTCCTCCAGACCTGCGCTCCGGAAGTCATCATCTCCGATCAGCGGATGCCGGGGATGTCCGGCACGGAGTTCCTCGAACGGGTCAAGCAACTCCATCCCGACAGCATTCGCGTTGTGCTTTCCGGGTATGCGGACGCCGCGACCATCCTCGAATCGATCAACCACGGCCACATTTTCCGCTTTCTCACAAAGCCCTGGGATGACGAAGTCCTTCGCGACGGCGTCCGCGACTGCCTCCGCCAGTTCGACATCGCCAGGCAGAACAGCCGGCTGACCGAGCAGATCGCGGTCAAGAATTCGCAGCTCGAACGGCTCAATCTGCGGCTCGCCGAAGTCGTCGAAGAGCGAACCCGCTCCCTGCAGCTCGCTCAGGAAGTCCTTTCCCGAATTCCGATGCCGGTGATCGGGGTCGGCTCGGACGGCGTGGTGGCGCTGCGAAACGACGCCGTGACCGATGCGCCGGCTCCCTGGAATCACATCTTTCCCGGCGAAGACCTCGTGCAATCTCTGCCGGCCGAGCTGGCGACGGCCGCCCGCAGTTGCATCCTGGGAGAGATTGAATTTCAGTCGCTCGAAACGCCGGCGGACGGCGCCGACGCTCACGTCTTTCTCCAGCGGCTCTCTTCGGACGGGCAGACTCGCGGCTGTCTGATTATTCTCGGAGGGAGTCGATGA
- a CDS encoding HDOD domain-containing protein has product MMIELRERRLGEDIERALHSLRPLPRVARELLTISSTCDIPLQRIVDLIEYDPVLAARIVRLANSTFFGLRRRVSTIKDAVIVLGIQGVRNLAVGVALLPDPDANEVFGLKLSAASGLNYYAFLDHTLAVAITARRIATILDPANADEAFLAGLIHDLGKPFLAAIDAETYCQVLSAAAERHCDPAVLERETFGCDHGEIAGRLCELWGLPPSLTRVVRMHHEPGQNGPIDLALAGANVLAQLLEIGASGNTCLDAAALRALLRSSLTLEQLNDLASNLPAEVAEACHVYGSCGSAFRPPLESDEIRSRLERLGESDRSTPQASATALREEQ; this is encoded by the coding sequence ATGATGATCGAACTTCGCGAACGTCGACTTGGAGAGGACATTGAGCGGGCGCTTCACAGCCTCCGCCCGCTGCCGCGCGTCGCCCGCGAGCTGCTGACGATTTCCAGCACCTGCGACATTCCCCTGCAGCGGATCGTCGATCTCATCGAGTACGATCCGGTCCTCGCCGCCCGCATCGTCCGGCTGGCCAACTCGACATTCTTCGGCCTCCGTCGACGGGTGTCGACGATCAAGGACGCGGTGATCGTTCTCGGCATTCAGGGGGTCCGCAATCTGGCCGTCGGAGTGGCACTGCTTCCCGATCCCGATGCGAACGAGGTCTTCGGACTGAAGCTGTCCGCCGCGAGCGGTCTGAACTACTACGCCTTTCTCGATCACACTCTGGCGGTCGCCATCACCGCGCGCCGCATCGCGACGATCCTCGACCCCGCCAACGCCGACGAAGCGTTTCTCGCGGGTCTGATTCACGACCTCGGAAAGCCGTTCCTGGCGGCGATCGATGCCGAAACGTATTGTCAGGTGCTGTCGGCCGCCGCGGAACGGCATTGCGACCCGGCGGTGCTGGAACGGGAGACGTTCGGTTGCGATCACGGCGAGATCGCCGGCCGGCTCTGCGAGCTCTGGGGCCTACCGCCTTCGCTGACCCGCGTGGTGCGGATGCACCACGAACCGGGACAGAACGGGCCGATCGACCTGGCGCTGGCGGGAGCCAATGTCCTGGCGCAACTGCTGGAAATCGGGGCGAGCGGCAATACCTGCCTGGACGCGGCGGCGTTGCGAGCGCTGCTGCGATCGTCGCTGACGCTCGAACAGCTCAACGATCTGGCTTCGAACCTGCCGGCTGAAGTTGCGGAGGCCTGCCACGTTTACGGGAGCTGCGGCTCCGCGTTTCGTCCGCCGCTCGAGTCCGACGAGATTCGCAGCCGTCTTGAGAGACTGGGCGAATCCGACCGCTCGACGCCTCAGGCATCGGCAACCGCGCTTCGTGAGGAGCAATGA
- a CDS encoding HD domain-containing phosphohydrolase: MPCNRVMLIDDEPGVLRALERVLRREPVEVTSTSSPAELLRAIQAQEYAVIISDQRMPEISGTELLEQTRSIAPDAVRITLTGYADKDAAIDAINRGSVSRFLTKPWEDDVLRREINDAVASYNLRAENRRLQELTQRQNAELRELNENLEARVAGRTAEITRLNQDLRRGFAASIFVIAQLGEMHSPVVGSHSKRVARLAQALAEELGLSREEVFTIYAAALLHDIGMTALPAELVSRDFAALNQAEREMLKRHVVEGERITGMVPNLSDAAPLVRGHHERWDGAGYPDRLAGSQIPLGARIIAVCDAYDHALNSRTRFAQSSPASALAEVVLHGGEQFDPRLVEALEAHLKDELDAPEPAEVGLRDLRAGMVLAGHVATTRGLLLLKSGTELTEDHLHKLRTFRHSDPIAEPIAVLRAAAEPIAV; encoded by the coding sequence ATGCCTTGCAACCGCGTGATGCTGATCGACGACGAACCGGGCGTGCTTCGGGCTCTCGAACGCGTTCTTCGTCGCGAACCCGTCGAAGTGACGTCGACCTCGTCGCCTGCCGAGCTTCTCCGGGCGATCCAGGCGCAGGAGTACGCGGTGATCATTTCCGACCAGCGAATGCCCGAGATTTCGGGAACGGAACTGCTGGAGCAGACGCGGTCCATTGCGCCCGATGCCGTGCGCATCACATTGACCGGGTATGCCGACAAGGACGCGGCGATCGACGCCATCAATCGCGGCTCGGTCTCCCGATTTCTCACCAAGCCCTGGGAGGACGACGTCCTGCGTCGCGAGATCAACGACGCCGTCGCCAGCTACAATCTCCGCGCCGAGAACCGTCGGCTGCAGGAGCTGACGCAGCGCCAGAACGCGGAGCTGCGGGAACTGAATGAGAATCTCGAAGCCCGCGTGGCCGGACGGACGGCTGAGATCACCCGACTGAATCAGGACCTGCGCCGAGGCTTTGCGGCGTCGATCTTCGTCATCGCTCAACTCGGCGAGATGCACAGTCCCGTGGTGGGCAGCCACAGCAAACGGGTCGCCCGCCTGGCTCAGGCGCTGGCCGAAGAGCTGGGCCTGAGCCGCGAGGAGGTCTTTACGATTTATGCGGCCGCGCTGCTGCACGATATCGGGATGACGGCCCTGCCAGCCGAACTGGTTTCGCGAGACTTCGCCGCCTTGAATCAGGCCGAGCGGGAGATGCTCAAGCGGCATGTCGTCGAAGGGGAGCGGATCACCGGCATGGTTCCCAATCTGAGCGACGCCGCGCCGCTGGTCCGCGGTCATCACGAGCGCTGGGACGGCGCCGGCTATCCGGACCGTCTCGCGGGGAGTCAGATACCGCTGGGCGCGCGCATCATCGCCGTCTGCGATGCGTACGACCACGCGCTCAACAGCCGGACGCGGTTTGCGCAGTCTTCGCCTGCGTCGGCGCTGGCTGAAGTGGTTCTCCACGGCGGCGAACAGTTCGATCCGCGTCTGGTTGAGGCCCTAGAGGCGCATCTGAAGGACGAACTGGACGCGCCGGAGCCGGCGGAGGTCGGTTTGCGCGACCTCCGGGCGGGAATGGTGCTTGCGGGACACGTCGCGACGACACGCGGCCTGTTGCTGCTGAAATCCGGCACCGAGCTGACCGAAGACCATCTGCATAAGCTTCGGACGTTTCGTCACAGCGATCCGATCGCCGAACCGATTGCGGTCCTGCGAGCGGCGGCCGAACCGATTGCCGTCTGA
- a CDS encoding class II fumarate hydratase: MTEFRTEHDSMGQVQVPAGAYYGAQTQRAVENFPVSGWALRPELIRAMGLVKWACGVANRDLGKLTGTGKNPLNDAQVAQMLEAAREVAGGKFDGEFPIDVFQTGSGTSSNMNCNEVISNRAIELAGGDRFQDKKPIHPNDHVNMGQSTNDTFPTAIHVAVAMSIQSRLIPALESFRDVLREKALAWDKIIKIGRTHLADATPLRLGQEFGGFARQLELSVDRAHKALKPVLELPVGGTAVGSGINTHPEFAGRVCKALADETQLGFFEAENHFEGNAQRDGLVECHGQLRTIAVTLFNVANNIRWLSSGPRCGFFEIKLPDRQPGSSIMPGKVNPVMCESLMQVAARVMGNDQTVSFSGATGGQFQLNIMMPVMGHASLESVALLAQGTQAFVDLCAREMEANPEACEASVEQSLAMVTSLNPYIGYEKAAALAKEAFKTGKTIRELCREQNILPDDELAKALDPWSMTEPQA, from the coding sequence ATGACCGAGTTTCGCACCGAACACGATTCAATGGGCCAGGTTCAGGTTCCCGCCGGCGCCTACTACGGCGCCCAGACGCAACGGGCCGTCGAAAACTTTCCCGTCTCCGGCTGGGCGTTGCGACCGGAGCTGATTCGGGCGATGGGGCTCGTGAAATGGGCCTGCGGCGTCGCCAACCGGGACCTGGGAAAACTGACCGGGACCGGCAAGAACCCGCTCAACGACGCCCAGGTCGCGCAGATGCTCGAAGCCGCCCGGGAAGTCGCCGGCGGAAAGTTCGACGGCGAGTTTCCGATCGACGTCTTTCAGACGGGGTCGGGCACCAGCAGCAATATGAACTGCAACGAAGTGATCTCGAACCGGGCGATCGAGTTGGCCGGCGGAGACCGCTTTCAGGACAAAAAGCCGATTCACCCCAACGATCACGTCAACATGGGGCAGAGTACGAACGACACGTTCCCGACGGCGATTCATGTCGCCGTCGCGATGTCGATTCAGAGCCGGCTGATTCCGGCCCTCGAATCCTTCCGCGACGTGCTGCGGGAGAAGGCCCTGGCCTGGGACAAGATCATCAAGATCGGCCGGACGCATCTGGCCGACGCTACGCCGCTCCGGCTCGGGCAGGAGTTCGGGGGCTTCGCACGTCAGCTTGAGCTGTCGGTCGACCGCGCCCACAAAGCGCTCAAGCCGGTGCTGGAATTGCCGGTGGGCGGAACGGCCGTGGGGTCGGGAATCAATACGCATCCGGAGTTTGCGGGACGGGTCTGCAAAGCCCTGGCGGACGAAACGCAGTTGGGGTTTTTCGAAGCCGAGAACCACTTCGAAGGGAACGCCCAGCGGGACGGGCTGGTGGAATGCCACGGGCAGTTGCGGACGATCGCCGTGACGCTGTTCAACGTGGCGAACAACATCCGCTGGCTGTCGTCCGGGCCGCGCTGCGGATTCTTCGAAATCAAGCTGCCGGACCGGCAGCCCGGGAGCTCGATCATGCCCGGGAAAGTGAACCCGGTGATGTGCGAGAGTCTGATGCAGGTGGCGGCGCGCGTGATGGGGAACGACCAGACGGTCTCCTTCAGCGGTGCAACGGGGGGACAGTTCCAGCTTAACATCATGATGCCGGTGATGGGGCACGCCTCGCTCGAAAGCGTGGCGCTGCTGGCCCAGGGGACGCAGGCCTTCGTCGACCTGTGCGCCCGCGAGATGGAAGCAAACCCGGAAGCCTGCGAGGCCTCGGTCGAGCAGAGTCTGGCGATGGTGACCAGCCTGAACCCGTACATCGGTTACGAAAAGGCCGCCGCCCTCGCCAAAGAAGCTTTCAAGACGGGTAAGACCATCCGCGAACTGTGCCGGGAACAGAACATTCTTCCGGACGACGAACTGGCGAAAGCGCTCGATCCCTGGAGCATGACCGAACCGCAGGCATAG
- a CDS encoding response regulator transcription factor, with the protein MQVLIIEDDAVTGRALVKGFTEAGHRAEWVQDGQAGSESARSQQFDAIILDQMLPKKNGLEVLKEIRGQGVLCPVILVTALGSVEERVGGLNTGADDYIVKPFEFAEILARLHAVTRRTSVRPAAIVSVGDLTLDLTTRRVTRGGVDVDLTPIEFSLLELMMRYAGQVVTRKMLCEHVWGFNWDGTTNVIEVHINRLRNKLDRGRDVSFIKTVRGRGYALPAA; encoded by the coding sequence ATGCAGGTCCTGATCATCGAAGACGACGCGGTGACCGGCCGGGCGCTCGTCAAAGGCTTTACCGAAGCCGGGCACCGGGCCGAGTGGGTTCAGGACGGCCAGGCCGGTTCTGAATCCGCGCGCTCGCAGCAGTTCGACGCCATCATCCTGGACCAGATGCTGCCGAAGAAGAACGGGCTGGAAGTCCTTAAGGAGATCCGCGGCCAGGGAGTCCTCTGCCCGGTCATTCTCGTCACGGCCCTGGGTTCGGTCGAGGAGCGTGTTGGAGGCCTGAACACCGGCGCCGACGACTACATCGTCAAGCCCTTCGAGTTCGCAGAGATCTTGGCTCGTCTGCACGCGGTCACTCGCCGGACCAGCGTCCGCCCCGCGGCGATCGTCTCCGTCGGCGACCTCACGCTGGACCTGACCACGCGACGAGTGACGCGCGGCGGCGTCGACGTCGATTTGACGCCGATCGAGTTCAGCCTCCTTGAGCTGATGATGCGTTATGCCGGCCAGGTTGTGACCCGCAAGATGCTCTGCGAGCATGTCTGGGGCTTCAACTGGGACGGCACCACCAATGTGATCGAAGTCCACATCAACCGGCTCCGCAACAAGCTCGACCGCGGACGCGACGTCTCGTTCATCAAGACAGTGCGGGGTCGCGGATATGCCCTACCGGCCGCCTGA
- a CDS encoding sensor histidine kinase, which produces MPYRPPDQSWFVVFRTLRSRLVFWNTLVVLIAVVVALYGVREGLRFYLTNEIESVLNEEAKVALLAIEAVYPDEAQTIVQLQRIADGHKASDWHIRWLDVKRSRTIWASDNAAESPLPQLLRAGPDYTVWTSESMMSVERKLKSSKLPEYYLRVGTPLTFVTKDVERLTAVLAPVGLMILLLAPMGGFLLAERAIDPLQNLIRLTERLRPSRMDERIPLRGVGDELDQLAYKINQFLDQIAEYIRRNRDFLANAAHELRSPLTAIMSSVEVTLQKSRSPEEYEELLYSIDDECRHLSLLVNQLLQLAESEAGVSQLGKTPVLLNEIVERTVEMFGPVAEERGVSLVSQCDSNVTAWGEERQLRQLVTNLVDNAIKFTSAGGTVTVRLRSLIEDLAELQVQDTGAGIPADDVPRIFERFYQVDRARRRGPEQRGNGLGLSICNAIIQNHSGTVKVASRLGEGTTITVILPETPPSEREGAPMVAVSSTAANADQRLPSG; this is translated from the coding sequence ATGCCCTACCGGCCGCCTGACCAATCCTGGTTTGTCGTCTTCCGCACGCTCCGATCCCGGCTGGTTTTCTGGAACACGCTGGTTGTGCTGATCGCCGTGGTGGTCGCGCTCTACGGCGTACGCGAAGGGCTCCGGTTTTACCTCACGAACGAGATTGAAAGCGTCCTCAACGAAGAAGCCAAAGTTGCGCTGCTGGCGATCGAGGCCGTCTATCCGGACGAGGCGCAGACCATCGTCCAGTTGCAGCGGATCGCCGACGGCCACAAAGCAAGCGACTGGCACATCCGCTGGCTCGACGTCAAACGCAGCCGGACGATCTGGGCCAGCGACAATGCGGCCGAATCCCCTCTCCCGCAACTGCTGCGGGCGGGTCCCGACTACACGGTCTGGACCTCCGAGTCGATGATGTCGGTCGAGCGCAAGCTTAAGAGCTCGAAGCTGCCGGAGTACTATCTGCGCGTCGGCACGCCCCTGACGTTCGTCACCAAGGACGTCGAACGGCTGACGGCAGTTCTGGCCCCGGTCGGACTGATGATTCTGCTCCTGGCGCCCATGGGCGGATTCCTGCTCGCCGAACGGGCCATCGATCCGCTGCAGAACCTGATCCGCCTCACCGAGAGACTCCGGCCCAGTCGAATGGACGAGCGGATTCCGCTCCGCGGCGTCGGCGACGAGCTCGATCAACTGGCCTACAAAATCAATCAGTTCCTGGACCAGATCGCCGAATACATCCGACGAAATCGCGACTTTCTCGCCAACGCGGCTCACGAATTGAGGTCGCCGCTGACGGCGATCATGAGCTCCGTCGAAGTCACGCTCCAGAAGTCGCGCAGCCCGGAAGAGTACGAGGAGTTGCTGTATTCGATCGATGACGAGTGTCGGCATCTGTCGCTCCTCGTCAACCAGTTGCTGCAGCTCGCCGAAAGCGAAGCGGGAGTCTCTCAGCTCGGAAAAACGCCGGTCCTGCTGAACGAAATCGTCGAGCGAACCGTCGAAATGTTCGGCCCGGTCGCCGAGGAACGGGGAGTCTCCCTGGTGTCGCAATGCGACTCGAACGTGACCGCCTGGGGCGAAGAACGCCAATTGCGACAGCTCGTGACGAACCTGGTCGATAACGCGATCAAATTCACGTCCGCGGGGGGAACGGTGACCGTGAGGCTCCGTTCGCTGATCGAAGATCTCGCTGAATTGCAGGTGCAGGACACCGGCGCCGGAATTCCCGCCGACGATGTCCCCCGTATTTTCGAACGATTTTATCAGGTCGATCGCGCGCGGCGGCGCGGGCCGGAGCAGCGCGGCAATGGACTGGGATTGAGTATCTGCAACGCGATTATCCAGAATCACTCCGGAACCGTCAAAGTCGCCAGCCGGCTCGGCGAAGGGACCACGATTACAGTGATCCTGCCCGAAACTCCTCCGTCGGAGCGCGAGGGGGCGCCGATGGTCGCCGTGTCGTCGACGGCAGCGAACGCCGATCAACGGCTTCCCAGCGGGTAG
- a CDS encoding GNAT family N-acetyltransferase, with protein sequence MSFDGIGMKTLDADGLILEPQVAAHAAEMFAVLSDPALYEYELEPPASEEWLRARFLRLESRRSPDGRERWLNWVIRLAGGPSIGYVQATVRDDGSAGIAYALSSSCWGKGFAGRAVEAMIQELVGEYGVQMFWAVLKEENVRSRGLLERLGFAPVPTDAWPGGSVESGELLMSRRIGAS encoded by the coding sequence TTGTCGTTTGATGGGATCGGCATGAAGACGCTCGATGCTGACGGGCTCATTCTGGAGCCGCAGGTTGCGGCGCATGCGGCGGAGATGTTCGCCGTCCTTTCCGATCCGGCGCTTTACGAGTACGAGCTGGAGCCGCCGGCGTCGGAGGAGTGGCTGCGGGCGCGATTTTTGAGGCTCGAATCCCGGCGGTCGCCCGATGGGCGGGAGCGCTGGCTGAACTGGGTGATCCGACTCGCCGGGGGACCTTCCATTGGCTACGTGCAGGCCACGGTCCGCGACGATGGCAGCGCCGGCATCGCCTATGCGCTGTCGAGTTCCTGCTGGGGAAAGGGCTTCGCCGGGCGGGCGGTCGAGGCGATGATTCAGGAACTGGTCGGCGAGTATGGCGTGCAGATGTTCTGGGCCGTCTTGAAGGAAGAGAACGTGCGTTCGCGGGGATTGCTGGAGCGTCTGGGATTCGCGCCGGTTCCGACAGACGCCTGGCCCGGTGGGAGCGTCGAATCGGGCGAGCTGCTGATGAGCCGTCGGATTGGCGCGTCGTAA
- a CDS encoding phosphoglycerate dehydrogenase translates to MPRVLCTSLNTETGPHIPILEAAGFEILHPPRDLNLYEPANLLKVVQNCEAVVAGSESYPPHLLEQLPKLRVLSRTGVGFDAIDVPTCDRLGIVVATTPGVNHHAVAEQTFAFLFGLAREFPVRDQEVRVGKWTRRETPRIMGSTLGIVGLGRIGRAVATRARGVGLKVVAFDPFPPVEFAEQWDIRMVGFEDLLQQSDYVSLHLPVSSETKQIMNARTFALMKPGSVFINTARGALVDEPALIASLQSGHLRAAGLDVFAVEPLPTGSPFLSMSNVMLSGHIAGLDHESQRDTLTMAANTIVTLSQGGWPAPCIRNLPGVTGWKWER, encoded by the coding sequence GTGCCCAGGGTGCTTTGTACGTCGTTGAATACCGAAACCGGTCCGCACATTCCGATTCTCGAAGCCGCGGGCTTTGAAATTCTGCATCCGCCGCGGGATCTGAACCTGTACGAGCCGGCGAACCTGCTGAAGGTCGTGCAGAACTGCGAGGCCGTCGTCGCCGGTTCGGAATCCTATCCGCCGCACCTGCTCGAACAGTTGCCGAAGCTGCGGGTCCTCTCCCGAACGGGGGTCGGTTTCGACGCGATCGACGTCCCGACCTGCGACCGGCTGGGGATCGTGGTGGCGACGACGCCGGGCGTCAACCACCATGCCGTCGCCGAGCAGACGTTCGCCTTTCTCTTCGGTCTGGCGCGCGAATTTCCCGTTCGCGACCAGGAAGTCCGCGTCGGCAAGTGGACGCGGCGCGAGACTCCGCGAATCATGGGCTCGACGCTGGGAATCGTGGGACTCGGCCGCATCGGACGGGCCGTCGCCACGCGCGCCCGCGGCGTCGGCCTGAAGGTCGTGGCCTTCGATCCGTTCCCGCCCGTCGAGTTCGCCGAGCAGTGGGACATCCGGATGGTCGGCTTCGAGGATCTCCTCCAGCAATCCGACTACGTCTCGCTGCACCTGCCGGTCAGTTCGGAGACGAAGCAGATCATGAACGCCCGGACGTTCGCGCTGATGAAGCCGGGCTCGGTCTTTATCAACACCGCCCGCGGCGCGCTGGTCGACGAGCCGGCCCTGATCGCCTCGCTGCAGTCGGGACACCTACGAGCGGCCGGTCTGGACGTGTTTGCCGTCGAACCGCTGCCCACCGGGAGCCCGTTCCTGTCGATGAGCAATGTCATGCTCAGCGGCCACATCGCCGGCCTCGATCACGAATCGCAGCGCGACACGCTGACGATGGCCGCCAATACGATTGTCACCCTCTCGCAGGGGGGCTGGCCCGCCCCCTGCATCCGCAACCTGCCGGGCGTCACCGGCTGGAAATGGGAGCGATAA